The sequence below is a genomic window from Falco rusticolus isolate bFalRus1 chromosome 8, bFalRus1.pri, whole genome shotgun sequence.
GGCTTAGAATTAAACCTGTCAATTTAAGACACTTGAAAACTGTTAAGACACAGCAAGTCACCAATTCAGATCTGCGGTCACCATGTTGTGAATGACAGAGACAACAGCATTTTGAGAGTCAGCATGATACAACATACTACACCTCAATCTATAGTTGAGCTCCGAGTAAAACCAGAAgattgctttcttctgcagggGAGACTTCAGAACTCCCACATCACACAAAAGCAATGAAACCTACTTAAGAGTTGCTTTGTGAAATAATTGCCTCTGGAGTCAGATGTTTTAGCCATAATCTTACTGTTTTACAGGTGCCATCTACCCCTTCTTGGAATCTGCTCCCTACTTCAGCTATAGGAGGGGGAATCTCAGGCACTCATTAAGATGtgagggaaagagaagacagagtAAGAAACATGTTCACATGTGGGGTGcagttttggttggttggttttttgggggttttttttgggtttttttttgtttgttttttttttttttttgaggtgggGAGTAACAATATTCACTTCTCTAGGACCTAATTCCCATTTTGTGATGCTGGTAAAATTGTGTTTCTATTAATAACATTTAGACATATTTAATTAATCATATTTAGACATACGCAAGTAAGATTATATATAAACAGAAAGTACCTGATGAAGGAATAAATCTGTTAAAGGAAGCTTCCAGCAcacctgaagaaaaacacatagaATTTAGACCAATAGATCCATTTTAAACAGTTCTATACAGCAAGCCAAAACTGGATGAAAAGGTTAAACCTGTTCAATTATCATGTTTTACTTCATAGCTAAAAAGCACAATACCCAAGGTTTAGGCGGTTAGACATGCAGCTTCAAACAGATCACAGActcctgcctcttccttttGCCTCAATAGTAGTTCTTGCACACacttttggaaaaaacccacatgtaTCTAGTTTCCAGTACTCATAAGCACTGCATATTTTGCAaccagttaataaaaaaaacccaatcacATAAAAAGCTCAGGGCTCTGGTTGGTTATGTGCCCTCAGGGATAAATTTCAACACCTTGCCTGGCACATGTTTATTATGATGTTCTGGGCTCTGAACACCTAAAAATTCTGCCCATACAAACAGTGTATTTTCTTAGCCTATTAGATGCTGCCCTTTTGGATATGCCATAACTTGGCTCCCTCTTCTAGAGCTGCACTGTGCAGTTTAAGAGCAGTCATTTCATCCTGTCTTCACAgcttaacatttatttttgccacagccagccacagctataccttcagcaaaaaaaagccaagtatttctgcaggctgagctctgcaggaACAGATATTCTGTTATCAACACCATGACAAAGAAAAGATCGAGTAGAAAAAATTTCGGAAAGCAAAGGGAATTATACCAACAACTGGAGCTCCTCAAAACACAAAGATTCACTAGATTCCTGCCAAAAGACCTTCTACTTCTCCTGAAAAAATCCTCAAGTTCAAAatggtatatttttttaactcatcTTTATTAGATTAAGACATGTCATTTGAGGTCATCCAACTTATGTTCCACTGAgtcagagccagcagcagaggaggagaaggagaaatcATAGCATATCctgtctgcttttgtttaaaaaacagttaaTTTGAGGATGTAGTTTATCCAAACTACTTGtaaccccaaaccaaacccactaCTTTGTACTTCctacattttctaaatattctATGTTGATAAGTGCCATAAACCTCCACAAAAAATATCTAAAGTATTGTGCAAAACCTCTTAATTAAAAACTAACACCTAATTACTAGATAATGCTAAACTCTATGTCTAATGAAATAACAGCTCCACCTACCTGTTTTTTTAGGCATTACCATACGAGTTGAAAAGTCTGCTTGCCAGCCCTGCTCTAACACAcctgaaaaggcatttttacatttgtaagAACAAATACCTTAATGACTGCTAgaattgcaaaataaagatgCACGTTAAGACCAGTAGAAAAGTACCTCAGTTCACTGCCTGTACACCACAGCTCCAAGGCATGTATTTCatacaaaaatgcttttatttaaacatgtaGTTCAACAAATATCATCATGAAAGTAATAGCACATGGGACTAGCTTAATCCACTACCTTCACTCTTCCCTCACCATTGAATTGCCTTAACATTTCCACACAGAGAAAGGGGAGGATAACCAATGGCAACTAGTGGCAATAAAAATGAACACTTATCCAGAACAAAAGACGACATTTGTCTCTATTCACTGCCCCATCACTTCTCTTTATAGCAGTTTCAGAATTTCTACACGTTTCTATTTACCATCACTTACAGCCCTCTGATCTCAATCATCTGTAGAAAAACTATtgagtaaataaatacaaagtacCTTTCACAGCTTCTTCTACAGGAAGCCCAACAAAGGCTGCAAAATCATCTGCAACTATTGAGGTATATGCCTGAGAAACCAGTCCAAAGGCTCGTCTCCTAGTTGCATCTAAGAAGAGATGAACACTGTGAGCAGACAGTAGACTAATCTCCATAACTAGGAGATCTGAAAAAATTTAACACATTTGTAAAACCACTAGCACCCTTAAAGCTAGCACTTTAAAAgttccctctcccttcccataACCCACTGAAATACTACAGTCAGCAGCCAGAGACAACAGCTTGCTCTATGCCAGGACAAAACCCCCTCAGTGACCACATTTAACTTCCAAATGCAGTTTGCAGCATCTTGGGTACAACCACCAGTATGTAAACCAGTTAAGGAAACTGCTTCTGATGGCATTCTCCATTTGCAGTAAACTTGCATCAAACAattcagaatcagaaaaaaagagaaaacaactaaactattcatgtctttttttccacattactTTGATAACAAGGCCTCTAAAAATCAGTTGTTTCTGAAGTTACAGAGGATTTGTTATTGCAAAGTAACTGGGAAGGCTTTTCAGCAGTCTGTACTGCCCTCTGGTAGCAAGACTTTGCATATTACTGTTACATAGTCTACAAAACATTTGTCTACAGCcacatttaaagagaaatcttTCCCTAAGTGTTGCAGAGTGCTGAAATGCCAAGCCAAGTCCCCTAGATTACTGGTTAAAACTGGGTAAACTAATGGTCCCTTTTGCTATTATAGAACAAAACATATAGTGTACAAAATTCCACTATGAAAGAACATATACAATCACATACACAAtcttaataaaaacaattcaGTTTGTTTCTACAAGGTTTTGTAATGAGCTTTTTATTTACACCCAATACCTAAAATCCTTTAAGTAAAACCTACAAAAACTTGGCAACAATCTTCCTCAGCACTTTGATTTTTCATGACAGTCATTTGTCTAGTTGCCTATTTGTGTttgagcacagaaaaataatttatggtAACATGTAATTCCACGCTACCTACAGAAGTTCACTCTGTACCTCTAAGTGCTTCCATGATTGGTTGAATAGTCTCGGACCACTGATGTGCACTGATTGTTGTATAGATTCCTGGAAAGTCTCTCTGCCAGATCCTTTGTCCTACTGACCAAACTGCACCAAGTTCAGCATTTGCCTGTTGtgacaaaaaaatcccccaccAATTAATCCAGAACAGCATATACTCTATAGTGACCATACTGTATAAACCTACTTCtgttcccttccctttcccattgCAAAAGTAACACTACAACACCTGTAAAGATGAACAGGCAAGCACTGGCAAATCTTGTTCTAGCAGGTATCACTGCTGCAAGCTCCCTGGTCCATCCTCTACCAAAATTTTATCGCCCACGTAAGCAAAGCCTGCTCCCATCAGTTATAGCAATCCAGGCTCACATACCAACTAAACCAATCGTGTACGATAATCCACACTTAGGCTACTGACTGGAATTGCAAAGAGACAGGCACaacttattttctgcttaaagaTACTTCCCTCTTCAGTAGAGGCTTTGTAAAGTAGAGATGCGGTTTGCACAGTGAAGCGAATTTTTAACTTGAAAGTCTTGCAATCTTGATGACAGGTCACATCTGCTGAGCATGTAGTTCACTGCACAGAACCAAACCCGAGGCTACTCACCCAACAGAGTCCTTGGCGGAAAAGTCATTATTTGTGAGctttatgaaacttttttttagtatgaaacagcatttcatgAAGTACTTACAGATTTGATAGCAGGAGGGATTCTTTTCCAAAGATACCGCGCGTTATTCCTAAaaaaatttaagttaaaaatacttctcaatAACCAAATGTTTGCTACAAGGACACCAAAAGATTTGTTCAGATGCTGTAATTAACACAGTCTCATctcagtgctttaaaaagattCATTCTTCATCTACTGAAGTAAAAAACCAAAGTTACTCTTAGAGTAGATAACACGACTgccacaaaacaacaaataattCATTAACTGCCTCATTTAATCCAAGTTTAGAAAAGGTTTTTCATTTATCTACCCTAGGCAGCAATTCACAAGAGTTAGTTTTGCAGTTTTATCTTTGGAATAGCTGCCTCTGAGGAACACACATACAAACAGTAACTTTTCATAGCATCAATTGTCATTTAGATCAGTGGTCTCCAAATCTCAATCATGCActtccagcagaaaaacatttttgagcatgcacccccccgccccgtacATGTATTTATAAGTTACATACATGTACAACTGTATTAATATATTATGCACAttataaagcaaacaaatatagaaattaaaaagaattaaataaacaccatttaaagatatttttatttaacttattAACAGTACAAGAATACTTTCTTCATGTGCCCACACCTCACTTTGCATACCGAAGATTTAAACTGTTTTGTGCATGTTCCTCCCAACCCAGCTTTGTCACATACATTCTGGAGATGTGGACATATTGAAATATTTACTCATTGATCTTCAGAGCATAGCAGTCAAACTGAAATGGTTACAAATTCCCCAAAAggtttaaaatgcaaagtagAGAAAAAGACTCACTGCTTTTCACTAAAGCACAATTTAAAACTTCACCATCATTTGAACCAAGGCTATCTGCATTAAACTTAATACTCGGTATCAGCATTCAGGGAACTTGCCCTGGAAGAATATACATCTACAATGCAATAACACACTCCGAACTTCAAATCCCCACACCAATGCTTACTTTGGCTTGATAATCAAACATGGCTGAATATTCTGCCTGAATAAATAATTGGCAATTACTACATAAAACCCTAAACACAGTGAATCAAGTTCACACAGGGACACTGTAATAACCCATCAGATTGCATTCAAAGGACTACAGTTTAATGCAGCTTTAGCTCATTCAGGCCAAGAGCACCCCTCATTTCTAACACATACAGTTCAGAGTTATCCTGCTGTAATGTAAGCACAAGGAGCATCTCGCAATCCTATTCAAAGCAAATGCAGCCTTGAAAAGCTACAAATCAAAACACTGACATGTTCAACACTTTCTAAAGAGCCAACTTCACTATTTAAGGAACTTTCTCCCTAAAGCAGATCTGTTTTCCTACAGCTCAAAAGAGTGggcaacagcaaacagcagagaatAATTTTCCTGACAGAGCAAGGGGTGAAAGActtaatttcattaatattaaaaaaaaaaaaaaccaaaacaataaaccacaaaccaaaccacagtACTGCCTAGGATTGATAATGCCTATTTTGTCAGCCACGCAACCAATTACTAATATTCTGGCAACTGCAGCTCAAGCTGACAATGACAAATTCAGTATCTGAAGCTAAAGATTAAGACAAGCCACTTACATGTCATTATGCAACAGGTATAAAGCTAGAAGTTGGCCATAAACAAGGGGTGTTGCAATTCCTCCAGGGGCCTAAAAAACAAGTACAAATAATATGGTTACATATTTTAAGAGAAGTATCTCACAAAATACAGCTGGAAGCCaagtttaatgaaaactgaacacTTCAAGACAATTTCCACACCCACAACCACCCATAATAAGTCTGGACAAATTGTCACAGTTGCTATGTTGTATCAATGCAGTTTATCTTACAATGAAGAGTTAACTTGCACATGCTAGAAGTTTTACTTAGAAAACTTAGTTTGTTCTTTTGAATGAATAAAGTAAGCTTGTATCTTTCATTACTCTAATGTTCTAGCTTATGCTCATGAAAGCAGTAACCATCTCACTTTACAGTTCCTCACAAACAGCTGTTTTTAGGCACTCATGATTTCATTTGACTTAAACTTCATTTCAATTCAGGATGCTCCACCAGAGCACAGCTTCTCCACTCACTTGAGCTGCCCTTCTTAAAAGTCGAAACTAAGCTTTGACACTTGACACACTTCAGACCTCACAAATCATACAAGTAGAAAAAATTGAgttataataaaattataaaattttgAAAGTCTATAAtcatttaaaagctaaaaagatTTCCAATAAGATTTTACTAATTTATCAAAGGATAGTGTAGCAAGCACTCACAGGAAGCCAGTTATGCAGCTATTTGATTTTATTACATGTGTGATTTATAGGCTCATCTAAGCCAAAAGCAGGTGATTAGCCATGTCATGGAGCAGATATCATTGTCCCCAGCCATTCTCACACTTCCCAGGGCTCATCACCTACATAAAAATAcaactgtttctgcagctgttcctTGGATTATGCCcagtgaaacaaagcaaattaattcACACCACCTGTTTTAACTGTGTAAGTTCACCTTTAGTGTCTCCACACTAAAGAGAAAACTCGTTAATTTCTCTGCCAGAAGACTAGCAGAACAGAAGGGAAAGTTAACTACCACCAAAACAACTAGACTTATAATCTAGTCTTACTGAAGGAAGCTCTGTGGCTCCACCTATCCTGCAACAAAAAGCACAGTTTATGTATCAACTCACGATCTAAAACATGAAGCCTGTCAGCATATATTATTGTGCCAATAAGAATCTTCATATGGATGCAGACATGCACAGCAAATAAGTTATCGGCCTTTATAAAGCATTTGGGAACAGTTTGCCAGGGGTGTATCTGTTACCATTTACTCTAAGACTCTGCTCGCACACACAGCAGAAACTTTGAGCAGAGCACAGTTGAAGTCCAGTGACCCATCGAGGTCCAACGCCACAcactctgcagcagggaggtgagAAGGATATGTTACACTTCCTCGGGTGGCTGCAGAAAAAGTCCAAAGCCTGCTAAGCTCTACCCACACCATTCAGAACTCACCCTGACACAACTCTCCCACCACTCCAGAGGCCAAAAGGCCAGGCAAAGCCACTGCAAGATAGGTTCAAACCATTACCCAAATCAAGTATCAACCCATGTTTTGAAGCTTTTAACATGTGAAGGGGAGCAAAAAGGTAACTCcatttacagaaatacaatgTATAAGAACCAAAATTTCCTCACATCAAGCCATTCAGTGACTGTTAATACATGCTGTGGTCAGAGGACTAACACCATCTCATAACCCTACGTATCCCTCTACCCACACTTATCTAATACATGCCTTAGCAGTAAGTGCTGTGCACATGCTCCTCCAAAGGGAGTACTGAACCATTCCCACCAGGAAGGGGTAGACACACTCAACTCTCGCACATGGTACAAGGGCACTCCTCTGCTTCTCTATGCTTATGTGCCCATTACTTGAGGAAGCACATAGCTCATTTTCAGTGCAACGATCTCCCTCCAGCTTCATTAACATTATTCTACAGAACTCAGGGCATAACAAGAAGCTACAGCACCATGCTGAGCATATGAGAGGCATGTGGGCTCAGCATAGAAACAGGGCAGAGAAACACCAGCTGATGCTTGATGATGCACACCCATATGTGTAGGGACCCCTTCCATTTAGGGATTGGATTTTTCACTGCAAAGCTGTGTGGTTTGTTAACACCAAAGTTCTGCTGTGCCAGTGATCACGTACAGGATCAACTGTCTCCCTTCAATTGCTAGGGCAGCAGGATCTAAAAGCCAGAATCATTAAAGAGCGCATGAAAGAGGAAAACTCCAGTTTTCCCTTCTTACAAATCACTACAGTAGGACGCATGAGCCCTAAATTTTCCCTTTAGAAAAGCCCTGGAAACGCTGCAAGATGAGAAAGGCTCTTTGGGTATCACTCGGGAAGAGCTTTTAGCATTAACATGGTGCCACTTGGATTTACCCCAGGGTGCAGTCTGGCACACTAACGTTGCACGCAGTCTGACTTAAAAACTCATCAAGTGATAAAATTCAAAACAGCGCAGAGGAAGCCTCTGGTGTGAGCTCCCATAATAAACGTACCATCAATCTAATAGCAATTCTCCAAGCCTGGGTCAGTGCTCCACTTACCTGTTCAacatcttctttttcttaacaaCGTGAGATACACAGAGACCCATGAACTTCTCTCTCACACGCACCCTCCAAAAATACCCTCATAATTGTACTAAGACGCACTCGTTTTGTCTGCAACTTGCAAGtttctaaaaagctttctggCGGGCTTTCACACAAGCAGCCAGTTCAAACACTGAACCCTTATCAACCTCACAAAGGCAGAATCATGAATACCTGTCCCTGCAGGATCAGGTTGGCCTCTCAAAACAGCGCTTTCAGACAAAAGTCCGCATTTACCGCGACCAGAATTACTGCTAACCCTGACCCACGACGCCAGAAACCCTCGGGCCCGCAGCCACCAGCGCGGCGGAGCGGCACCGAGCCCCGAAGCTCTGCCGGGGCACTCGGGGCCTCAGCCAggccccggcgcccccgggCCCCTCCCGGTGCTGCGCCCCCCCGCACCACAGTACCTCAAGCTCCTGGGTCTCGCACTGCTCCAGGAGCTTCTTGAAGCTGAAGGAGTTCTCTGCCATCACCGCCACGGGCATCTTCCCCTCACGGCACCCCACCGCCAGCCAGAACCGCCTCCCCTTAGGAGGCGGCCGCGCCTTGACATCACTTCCGTCGCAAGCGTGACGCACTTCCGCCCGCAGCATAGAGCACGCTAAGCCGATCTAGCACCACCTTTTTGATGCTCTGGAGGACTGCGGGGCCGGGTTCcagggcgggcgggcgggcggagggCGTGGCCAAGACCGCGGCGCGCCGGGCCGGCGGTGGGGGCGTGGCTGGGCAGCACGTGCGGCACCCGCATCTTTTAGGGAACAGGTCGGTTATGCCGCTTTTCCGCATTATTTCTGCGTGCTTGTGTGTAATAAAATTTCTGCGTGCTTGTGCTGTGTGAGGCGTAAGGGACATACCCTGCATGGAATCACAGACTGATGGAacagtttgggctggaaggggccTTGAAGATGACCTAGTTCCACCCCGTCGCCACGGGCAGGgccaccttccaccagcccaggttgctccaagccccatccagcctggccttgaacactgccagggatggggcagccacagctgctctggacaacttgttccagtgccttCACAGGAAAGAATTCCTCCCTAATACCTAATCCAAATCCACCTTctctcagtttaaagccattgccccttgccctATCCCCACACgtccttgtaaaaagccccCTCCAGCTTCCTTGCCGCCCCTTCAGGCCCTGGCAGGCTGCcgtaaggtctccccagagccgTCTCatccccaggctgagcaaccccagctcccagcctgccctcacAGGAGAGcggctccagccctctgatggtcgtcgtggcctcctctggacccgctccatCAGGTCCATGGaccttcttatgctgggggccccaggACTGAACGCAGCGCTGCTGagggggtctcaccagagcggagcagaggggcagaatcccctccctccacctgccacCCAAGCTTCTTATACAACTAATTTGCTTTCCACCACTACCCCCCACAGCCCCATATCCCTTGAACAAAGCCtgaccccagcactgccccgTCACCTTccatccccagcactgccccaaACACCATCCCCAAAACCATTTATTCTTCACATTCAGCCAGGGACCCCTCCAGCCCTTTACAAGAGAGTTTCCCCAAACTCTGCTCAAGAGCTGCACCACCCCGATGCAAAATTAGGGTGCCCTATGCCAGCCTGACCCCACTGGAGGTGTTCCCCACAACACCCATGCTTTCGggttgaaaaaagaaaagcatatggATGCTTAGCCTCTTGATGCTGTGGCATAAAGGAAGGCTGGCATAAAGCCTGACCCCTTTGCTGGGGAGGCTTTGTGCTCCAGGAGAGGTCTTGGCTATcgaaaaacaaaaataatgtgtgtttgtgttctcTTTGGGATTTTCCCGGGGAAGAGCACGTTGGCAGAGGGCTCCAGGTGATGGCACTGCTGCTCCGCCGGCTCAGGCATCGCTTTTCCCAGCCACTGACCTCGCATCCTGCTCCCGTCCCCACCAGCCGCATCAATCCCGACGGCTCTTCGTTGCCCCCAGCTCCACGCTGGTGTCACTTTGACGTTCGGACATCTGAGAGGAACATTGGCCTCACCTTTTGCTCCCATTCCCAATTATCTCGTGCTTTTCGGGAGGCAAGGAAGGGAGCAAAGCGGGTGGCAGCTTGCGATGGTGCCAGTGGGAGACCTTCCCTTAGCACTGGCGGGGCTGGCGTCAGAGCATCCTGGATTGCCACCATGGAGCACGTTGATTCGGGACAGCTTCACCGTGGTGGGATGTCATGGGGTGGCAATCCTCCATCCCGATGTGATCCTCCTTCCCGGTGCCAGGTGGGAAGGCACAAGCGGGTCGCTGGCACTGCTGGCCATGGGCAGAGCCGgtgcctctgtgtgtgctcctgctctctgcagggacgcaatttcatttttttgggaaaaaaaacccagtaaaaatGGAGCAGATGAGAGCTTTCCGCGAGAGGGCACTAGCTGCAAGAGAAACAACCTTAAAAGGCCAAGGCAACCGGAGCGGGGCTGTGGCCACCTCCAAACATCCCACTATCCCTTTTGTGCAAGAAACTCTTTCCATTTTGGGGCGGTCAGGctcttttttatatttctttttgcaggatTTCATTAAACTTTGGGGACAACAAAGGAAGTGTTGCTTTCCAGTTTGGTTAGCTGAGCCTCCCAAAGCCACCAGGACGTCTCTGGAAGCAACGCCTCGGTGTGGGGGCAGCCGGAAAAGttgtttcctctctctttttttattcttccctccatccctctccgCTCGCCTTTCTGCAATGCCCCAGAGGCCATCTCCCTGCAAGCCCCAGGTGCTGTGCTCACCATGCTCCGCGCCTGCCCTGGCTCAGCCAGAGCAATGCACCGAGCTGAGCTGCACACTTCAGCTGCTGAGAGGCATGTGCTTCCCTGTGGGGTTTCCTACTGAAAAATCCCTCTGCTGGGGGAAACTTCCTCTGTGTCACCAATTTCAGTGCTCCGTGTTGGCTTATTGGTATATTGTTTCCTCCATGTGCATCAGCTGCAAACCCTGCTATTGCAagagctggggatgctgccagagcagctcGGCGGGGTCTTCAGGACCCTTCCTTGCCCCATAAGCAAAAAGGAAACCTGGCATCACGGCTGGGAGGTCAACCCTTTGAGCAAGGTGCTGTAACAGCCTCTCTTGCCTTCCTGTCTTGAGCAAGAGCAATTtccacaccaccaccaacaGGGTTTCACTCAGTCCTGGGGCAGAGGCTGGTTGCAAAGGGCTTTAACCAGTGTCTTGTGGGCCAGGAGATGCCATCTGCCAGGGATGTTCAAAGAGCCCAAATATTTACTttgagaggggctggggctggttaATAAGGAAGCCCAGCCCTGGGtccccaggcagcagaaagcgaggcagcacagctgtacCTGGAGAGCTGTCACCAGCGGGTTGGTTTCGGCATGAGGATCTAATTTCATAGAGACAAATTTCACTGTGGAGATTTCTGTTCTGGTCATGGGCCAAGAAGTCTGagtatattttaattctgacaGATTAAAATAGTAAACAGCCAACTTACAACAAAGCCAGCCCTTTGCAAACAAGGAAACTCCTGGGTACATGGGCAAACTGTGGCTGCTTGTTCCCGCAGAGACCAGCTCCCGTCCCATCCCAAAGATGGCACAGAGTGGCTCCATCCATCCCTGTGGTCACCCTTGTGTGGATTTGCAAAGCCCAGAGCATGGCAGGACCAGAAAGCATACATTAAAACACTAGACCAGCACCCTGACATCATTGCATCACCCCCTGCTGAACAGTTTTCCTCCAGATAGGAGCAACAGCCCTCTGCAAGCAGAATTTGTCAAATCACATGGCTCAGGCTGATGTCTCATTGCCCTGTCGGCACTGTTCTTACCCCGTGGCTTCTGTTGAAGTCAAACGTTTCTTGAAAAAATGATTAATTCAGCCCAAACCTGCCCTTTTGCATGCATGTGCTGcatcctccctctctcttttccccctttttcaaagcttttttagGCTGGGATAAAATTttcagggaggaaagaaaggggaaaaacagagagagaggaatacTCTTCTTTTTGCATGCTTTACACTTTTTGCatcaccaaaataaaatacagcagatcTGTCATATTTCCAGGATTATTACAAATCTGGGAGGTTTGGGTGCTGTTCCTGGGGTTGTGCTGGGCTGGTGCAG
It includes:
- the COPS8 gene encoding COP9 signalosome complex subunit 8 encodes the protein MPVAVMAENSFSFKKLLEQCETQELEAPGGIATPLVYGQLLALYLLHNDMNNARYLWKRIPPAIKSANAELGAVWSVGQRIWQRDFPGIYTTISAHQWSETIQPIMEALRDATRRRAFGLVSQAYTSIVADDFAAFVGLPVEEAVKGVLEQGWQADFSTRMVMPKKTGVLEASFNRFIPSSEPAPVPPIPNEQQLARLTDYVAFLEN